The following coding sequences are from one Shewanella eurypsychrophilus window:
- a CDS encoding IS110 family transposase has protein sequence MKNTIVGVDLAKKVIQVCKTTNRTVRSNEEMTPDEFILFLANSKPMTVVFEACGTSSYWKQQALLYGHDAKLISAKLVASVRPSQKTDKNDALAIVQTALLPDVNFISGKSIEQQQLQSTMRLRELCSKQKTALSNQLIALLAEFNINSSNRNGGLRGAIESTLEDAGNGFSHEFRKALDEAWKLYLTVAETLVTYDECLEASIETHPECKKLLKLEGVGPINAINLYIALGCAELGCFTRGKDASACIGLTPLQHSSGGKSKLGSIGKHVKNTVIRSQLITGAAASVRHVIKREAKTCKEKWIQDLVDRRGIKCAAVALANKTVRTAFAMLTQGTEYKANMILTS, from the coding sequence ATGAAAAATACTATTGTTGGTGTCGATTTAGCGAAGAAAGTAATTCAAGTTTGTAAAACTACAAACCGTACAGTGCGTTCTAATGAAGAAATGACACCTGATGAATTTATCTTATTCCTTGCTAACTCAAAACCTATGACGGTGGTATTTGAAGCTTGCGGAACATCAAGTTATTGGAAACAGCAAGCCTTACTTTACGGGCACGACGCCAAGCTTATTTCTGCCAAACTCGTCGCCTCAGTGAGGCCATCCCAAAAAACGGACAAGAATGATGCTTTAGCGATTGTTCAAACTGCTTTGCTGCCCGATGTTAATTTCATTTCAGGGAAATCAATCGAGCAGCAACAACTTCAGTCAACGATGCGTTTAAGAGAGCTTTGCAGTAAGCAAAAAACAGCGCTCAGCAACCAACTTATTGCATTATTAGCCGAGTTTAATATCAACTCAAGCAATCGTAACGGTGGTTTACGGGGCGCGATAGAATCGACCCTTGAAGATGCTGGCAATGGTTTCTCACATGAATTTAGAAAAGCACTAGATGAGGCCTGGAAACTGTATTTAACGGTCGCAGAAACACTTGTAACCTATGATGAATGCCTAGAAGCATCAATTGAAACCCATCCTGAATGCAAAAAGTTACTGAAACTAGAAGGTGTTGGGCCAATAAATGCTATCAATTTGTATATTGCTTTGGGCTGTGCAGAATTAGGTTGTTTTACTAGAGGAAAAGATGCTTCCGCTTGTATAGGGTTAACCCCTCTGCAACATTCTAGCGGAGGTAAAAGCAAGTTAGGCTCGATAGGTAAACATGTTAAAAACACTGTGATACGAAGTCAGCTAATCACTGGCGCGGCAGCGAGTGTTAGGCACGTTATTAAACGGGAAGCTAAAACTTGTAAAGAAAAATGGATACAAGACTTAGTCGATAGGCGTGGCATAAAGTGCGCCGCGGTGGCCTTGGCTAATAAAACCGTAAGAACCGCTTTTGCAATGTTAACTCAAGGTACTGAATACAAGGCCAATATGATATTGACCTCTTAA
- a CDS encoding mCpol domain-containing protein, producing the protein MIYITIDGDDIGQMIASSYFKNDLNELSRINQVVNEKTSLISDFLSTQGFNIIFCAADGVAGYSEGETVDEITLFEEIKSIAEPELHFSAGIGATLQESYIALLSAKSSGKCCLHKFSVLN; encoded by the coding sequence ATGATTTATATAACAATTGATGGTGATGATATTGGTCAGATGATTGCATCATCATATTTTAAAAATGACCTAAACGAGCTTTCAAGAATCAACCAAGTGGTAAATGAAAAAACGTCATTAATCTCTGACTTTCTAAGCACTCAAGGTTTCAACATAATATTTTGTGCCGCAGATGGCGTTGCTGGCTATTCAGAAGGTGAAACTGTTGATGAAATAACTTTATTTGAAGAAATTAAGTCTATAGCAGAACCTGAATTACACTTCTCTGCTGGTATTGGGGCAACGTTACAGGAGTCATATATTGCACTACTTTCGGCTAAAAGCAGTGGTAAGTGCTGTCTACATAAATTTTCGGTTTTAAATTAA
- a CDS encoding nucleotidyltransferase encodes MPKDWESTFTHWAKGPAATESERCENAIRALKNAIAQSDALKNRNTEIILQGSYRNRVNVRQDSDVDLGIICRDTFYYHLPQGITKEGASITPAIYQFAEYKNDVENALVNYFGRSEVTRGNKAFDIKANSYRVEADLAPFFEYRHYWDGSRYAEGVKLLSDSGKEVINYPEQHYSNGVAKNDNTSRRYKRCVRILKNLKNLKNKMEEDGYNSAKEIPGFLIECLVFNVPDENFSSSTYVPLVRSALAYIYNNTRPSDDCSKWTEVNNIKYLFHSSQPWTKAETHQFISNAWDYIGYE; translated from the coding sequence ATGCCTAAAGACTGGGAGTCAACTTTTACTCATTGGGCAAAAGGCCCCGCTGCTACTGAGTCTGAGCGTTGTGAAAATGCGATTAGAGCATTGAAGAATGCAATAGCGCAAAGTGATGCTTTGAAAAATAGGAACACAGAAATTATTTTACAGGGTTCCTATCGAAATAGAGTTAATGTTCGACAAGATAGTGATGTAGACCTCGGTATCATTTGTCGAGATACTTTCTATTATCACTTGCCACAAGGAATTACTAAAGAAGGTGCTAGCATTACACCCGCAATATATCAATTTGCTGAATATAAAAATGATGTTGAAAATGCACTGGTCAATTACTTTGGTCGTAGCGAAGTTACAAGAGGAAATAAAGCTTTTGATATAAAAGCGAATTCATATCGAGTGGAAGCGGATTTGGCTCCGTTTTTCGAATATAGACATTACTGGGATGGAAGTCGATATGCTGAAGGGGTTAAGCTCCTTTCTGATTCAGGGAAAGAAGTGATTAATTACCCGGAACAACATTATAGTAATGGGGTTGCGAAAAATGATAATACAAGCAGGCGATATAAAAGATGCGTTAGGATTCTTAAAAACCTTAAAAACCTTAAAAACAAGATGGAGGAAGATGGGTATAATTCTGCAAAGGAAATTCCTGGTTTTCTTATAGAGTGCTTGGTTTTTAACGTCCCAGATGAAAACTTTAGTAGCTCTACTTATGTACCTTTAGTTCGTTCGGCACTTGCCTATATTTATAATAACACTCGACCATCTGACGACTGCTCTAAATGGACTGAGGTAAATAATATAAAGTATCTTTTTCATAGTTCGCAACCATGGACAAAGGCAGAAACCCATCAATTTATATCTAATGCATGGGACTATATTGGCTATGAATAA
- a CDS encoding UvrD-helicase domain-containing protein: MFVWDKDDLNDEQVAAIRERSNVFLEACPGSGKTRTLTYKIALELSNLTDAKKWIISITYTNRAADEIRERIELLGVDTSQLWIGTIHAFCLEWIIKPYGIYHDKLKNGFKIVNSYDSEDLITNICLGLRPQRINYYQCTHYYTPRGIHFMGSGGSLATSVLEAYHQHLDKNHQIDFEQILYFSYELLSNKVAISKILSNLFSYVFIDEYQDTKEIQYSIVASIMKANPSKVKTFIVGDPNQAIYTSLGGYAISHTELESLTEAPFIKMSLDKNYRSSRGIIEYYRNYNVSPSVTSAEGKDKDYQSTITYDQVTHKDDLVEQVSFYIEHNIDTCGIPENNICVIAPWWTHLAALTRNLVLRLPQYSFDGPGLVPFSRDLENFWYKLTRIILTEPSPSMYVKRLRWASEMLYDLEIAMVDIDSFTSKDLLKSINSISIDEEDGIAYLRTFFYELFESLGFDYSLYPMLQEHYESFFSSTEDRIIRLRRDSEDFATDIEAFRRAFKPRSGIKVSTIHGVKGGEYDAVISFGLLEGLVPNFNDSSDESAKKLLYVIGSRARKNLHLLSERGRMTGFSPNQTERTPTEVLRCVQYSYDDLA; this comes from the coding sequence ATGTTTGTATGGGATAAAGATGATCTTAATGATGAACAGGTCGCTGCTATTCGCGAGCGGAGTAACGTATTTCTTGAGGCATGTCCTGGTAGTGGTAAAACACGCACATTAACGTACAAAATCGCTCTTGAATTGTCGAATTTGACGGATGCAAAAAAATGGATTATATCAATTACATATACGAATCGAGCGGCTGATGAGATTCGTGAAAGGATTGAATTATTGGGGGTTGATACCTCTCAATTATGGATAGGGACTATTCATGCTTTTTGCTTAGAGTGGATTATAAAGCCTTATGGAATATACCATGACAAACTAAAAAATGGGTTCAAGATTGTTAACTCGTATGACAGTGAAGATCTTATAACCAATATTTGTCTTGGATTACGCCCTCAACGCATCAACTACTATCAATGTACTCACTATTACACTCCTCGAGGTATACACTTTATGGGGTCGGGTGGGAGTCTAGCTACCAGTGTTTTGGAAGCTTATCATCAACACCTGGACAAGAATCATCAAATAGATTTTGAACAGATATTATACTTCTCTTATGAACTTTTGAGTAATAAGGTGGCTATATCAAAGATATTATCGAATCTATTTTCTTACGTTTTTATAGACGAGTATCAAGATACTAAAGAGATTCAGTACTCAATTGTAGCAAGCATAATGAAAGCTAATCCTAGTAAAGTTAAAACATTTATAGTCGGTGACCCAAATCAAGCTATATATACGTCATTAGGTGGTTATGCTATATCCCATACAGAACTTGAATCTTTAACTGAAGCTCCGTTCATCAAAATGTCTTTGGACAAAAATTATAGAAGCTCCCGAGGAATTATAGAGTACTATCGAAATTACAATGTCAGCCCGAGTGTAACTAGTGCAGAAGGTAAAGATAAAGACTATCAGAGCACGATAACTTATGATCAAGTCACGCACAAAGATGATTTGGTTGAACAGGTTAGCTTCTATATTGAGCACAATATCGATACCTGTGGGATTCCGGAAAACAATATTTGTGTTATCGCACCTTGGTGGACGCACTTAGCTGCACTGACTCGCAACCTAGTTCTTCGCTTGCCTCAATATAGTTTTGATGGACCCGGTTTAGTACCGTTCTCTCGAGACCTTGAGAATTTTTGGTACAAACTTACGAGAATTATCCTCACAGAGCCTTCCCCTAGCATGTATGTTAAGCGTCTAAGGTGGGCATCTGAAATGCTATATGATTTAGAGATAGCAATGGTGGATATTGATTCTTTTACCTCGAAAGATCTCCTTAAATCCATTAACTCTATTTCAATTGATGAGGAAGATGGAATTGCTTATCTTCGTACCTTCTTCTATGAGCTATTCGAAAGCTTAGGGTTCGATTATTCGCTTTATCCGATGCTCCAAGAGCACTATGAATCTTTCTTTAGCAGTACCGAAGACCGAATAATCAGACTCCGCAGAGACAGTGAGGATTTTGCTACAGATATAGAGGCATTTCGCCGAGCATTTAAGCCTAGAAGTGGAATAAAGGTGTCAACAATACATGGGGTTAAAGGTGGTGAATATGACGCAGTTATATCATTCGGTCTGCTTGAAGGGTTAGTACCTAACTTCAATGATTCTTCAGATGAAAGTGCTAAAAAACTCTTATATGTTATTGGCTCTAGGGCTAGGAAAAACCTACACTTGCTCTCTGAAAGAGGGAGAATGACAGGCTTTAGTCCAAATCAAACTGAACGCACTCCTACAGAGGTTCTTCGATGTGTTCAATATTCCTATGATGATTTGGCCTAA